The Geothrix sp. genome window below encodes:
- a CDS encoding SDR family oxidoreductase, giving the protein MTQFRGAHVFITGAASGLGRLMALEAARRGARVSLVDRDATGLAGVCAAIQGEKGDAKDFVVDLSDRAAIQATCAEVLETRGGVDILINNAGIVSGKPLLECSDEAIERTFQVNALALFWTVRAFLPGMTKTGKGHIVTVASAAGLAGTSRLVDYSASKFAAVGFDESLRMELKRLGSPVRTTVVCPFFIDTGMFEGVKTRFAWLLPILKPGYVVGRIMGAIEGNRARLIMPRFVMTVPVVRVLPPFLFDAVLGFFGVNRSMDEFVGRH; this is encoded by the coding sequence ATGACGCAGTTCCGCGGCGCCCATGTCTTCATCACCGGTGCGGCCAGCGGCCTGGGCCGCCTCATGGCCCTGGAGGCCGCCCGGCGGGGGGCCCGCGTGAGCCTGGTGGACCGGGATGCCACGGGGCTTGCGGGGGTCTGTGCGGCCATCCAAGGGGAGAAGGGGGACGCCAAGGACTTCGTGGTGGACCTTTCGGACCGGGCGGCCATCCAGGCCACCTGCGCCGAGGTGCTGGAGACCCGGGGCGGCGTGGACATCCTCATCAACAACGCCGGGATCGTCTCAGGCAAGCCTCTGCTGGAGTGCAGCGACGAGGCCATCGAACGGACCTTCCAGGTGAATGCGTTGGCGCTCTTCTGGACGGTGCGCGCCTTCCTTCCTGGCATGACGAAGACAGGGAAGGGCCACATCGTCACCGTGGCCTCTGCCGCCGGTCTGGCAGGCACCTCTCGGCTGGTGGATTACTCGGCCTCGAAGTTCGCCGCGGTGGGCTTCGACGAGTCCCTGCGCATGGAACTGAAGCGCCTGGGCAGCCCGGTGCGCACCACCGTGGTGTGCCCCTTCTTCATCGATACGGGCATGTTCGAGGGCGTGAAAACCCGCTTCGCCTGGCTGCTGCCCATCCTCAAGCCCGGCTATGTCGTCGGCCGCATCATGGGGGCCATCGAGGGGAACCGCGCCCGGCTGATCATGCCCCGCTTTGTGATGACCGTCCCCGTGGTGCGGGTGCTGCCGCCCTTCCTCTTCGACGCGGTGCTGGGTTTCTTCGGCGTGAACCGGAGCATGGACGAGTTCGTGGGACGGCACTAG
- a CDS encoding transglutaminase family protein has translation MRLANVLSIALSVSLGAQALSPTEAGRTLDAPGTVPVRVGRLVAHLNRAMPFVATDYRNRTVEEILQRGAGNCADHARVLRSLLESRDIQVRWVQEINLQAPSERRQANAAAMVQKRGAQASVFGRGHNDHRWLEVWDPQTGAWFPADSSIGVSGIDAWIRQRLGFSDRPAAVAEMIAPVFVEALTADKARVPRSSAYLIEGFNQAYGGHLADLPAWPAWVASVKALEPLASGAFRSEVDLHDQGRLFEDLAQAYGRLAAEARSLNLAPRP, from the coding sequence ATGCGCCTTGCCAATGTCCTGTCCATCGCCCTCTCCGTCAGCCTCGGCGCCCAGGCCCTGTCTCCCACGGAGGCTGGCCGCACCCTGGACGCGCCAGGCACGGTGCCCGTGCGGGTGGGCCGCCTGGTCGCCCACTTGAACCGCGCCATGCCCTTTGTGGCCACGGACTACCGGAATCGCACCGTGGAGGAGATCCTGCAGCGCGGCGCCGGGAATTGCGCGGACCACGCCCGGGTGCTCCGGAGTTTGCTGGAATCCAGGGACATCCAGGTGCGGTGGGTGCAGGAGATCAACCTTCAGGCCCCTTCAGAGCGGCGCCAGGCGAATGCCGCGGCCATGGTCCAGAAACGGGGAGCGCAGGCCAGCGTGTTTGGACGAGGCCACAACGACCATCGCTGGTTGGAAGTGTGGGATCCCCAGACAGGGGCCTGGTTCCCCGCCGATTCGAGCATCGGCGTTTCGGGAATCGATGCCTGGATCCGCCAGCGCCTGGGCTTTTCGGACCGACCAGCCGCCGTGGCCGAGATGATCGCCCCGGTGTTTGTGGAGGCCCTGACCGCGGACAAGGCGCGGGTCCCTCGCAGCTCGGCCTATCTGATCGAGGGCTTCAACCAAGCCTACGGCGGGCACTTGGCGGACCTCCCGGCGTGGCCGGCCTGGGTCGCCTCCGTGAAGGCCCTGGAACCCCTCGCATCGGGCGCCTTCAGGTCTGAAGTGGACCTCCATGATCAGGGCCGCCTCTTCGAGGACCTGGCTCAGGCCTACGGGCGTCTTGCGGCGGAGGCCCGGTCCCTGAACCTGGCCCCCCGGCCCTGA
- a CDS encoding aldehyde dehydrogenase family protein, which translates to MTSEVEALFARQQAARWRVAATSARQRQAKLRALLEALMTRRAEAQAALAADFRKSPEEVDLTELYPVISEIKEALRHLPRWMKPRRVPTPIGLFGSTGTIRHEPKGLALIISPWNYPIYLTLGPLVSALAAGNCAILKPSEFTPHTNAFLRKLLAGLFPEDEVALVEGEADTAQALLTLPFDHIFFTGSPSVGKAVMRAAAEHLASVTLELGGKSPVLVDADADLRGAARKIAWGKGLNGGQTCVAPDYVLVHARVHDELVTHLKEAFSRFYGADHATRQASPDLARIINDRHFARLQTLLSGSSAQVAFGGETEAVSRYIGPTLLTAVDPASPVMQEEIFGPLLPILKVQDMDEAVAFVNARPKPLALYVFSGSRRTAEGLMARTTAGGGCINDTILHFAHTGLPTGGVNTSGFGKAHGRHGFEAFSNARGILRQRTRFSAIQLMYPPYTGFVRRMVDLTLKYF; encoded by the coding sequence GTGACCTCTGAGGTGGAAGCCCTGTTCGCCCGCCAGCAGGCGGCCCGGTGGCGGGTGGCGGCCACCTCGGCCCGGCAGCGCCAGGCTAAGCTCCGGGCGCTTCTGGAGGCCCTCATGACCCGCCGGGCCGAGGCCCAGGCGGCCCTGGCGGCGGACTTCCGGAAATCGCCGGAGGAAGTGGACCTCACGGAACTCTACCCCGTCATCTCGGAGATCAAGGAGGCCCTGCGCCACCTGCCCCGCTGGATGAAACCCCGCCGGGTGCCCACGCCCATCGGTCTCTTCGGCAGCACGGGTACCATCCGGCATGAGCCCAAGGGGCTGGCGCTCATCATCAGCCCCTGGAACTACCCCATCTACCTCACGCTCGGGCCTCTCGTCTCGGCCCTGGCCGCGGGTAACTGCGCCATCCTCAAGCCCTCGGAGTTCACCCCCCACACCAACGCCTTCCTGAGGAAGCTGCTGGCAGGCCTCTTTCCCGAGGACGAAGTCGCGCTGGTGGAAGGCGAGGCCGACACCGCCCAGGCCCTGCTCACCCTGCCCTTCGATCACATCTTCTTCACGGGCAGCCCGTCCGTGGGCAAGGCCGTGATGAGAGCCGCCGCTGAGCACCTGGCCTCCGTCACCCTGGAGCTGGGCGGCAAGTCCCCGGTGCTGGTGGACGCGGACGCCGACCTGCGCGGGGCCGCCCGAAAGATCGCCTGGGGCAAGGGCCTCAACGGCGGCCAGACCTGCGTGGCGCCGGATTATGTGCTGGTTCACGCCCGGGTCCACGACGAGCTGGTGACCCACCTGAAGGAGGCCTTCTCCCGCTTCTACGGTGCCGATCATGCCACGCGCCAGGCCAGTCCGGATCTGGCCCGCATCATCAACGACCGGCACTTCGCTCGGCTCCAGACCCTGTTGAGCGGCTCTTCGGCCCAGGTCGCCTTCGGCGGCGAGACCGAGGCGGTGTCGCGGTACATCGGCCCGACCTTGCTGACCGCCGTGGACCCGGCCTCGCCGGTCATGCAAGAGGAGATCTTCGGCCCCCTGTTGCCGATCCTGAAGGTGCAGGACATGGACGAGGCCGTGGCCTTCGTGAACGCCCGGCCCAAACCGCTGGCGCTCTATGTCTTCAGCGGCAGCCGCCGGACGGCGGAGGGCCTCATGGCCCGCACCACGGCTGGCGGCGGCTGCATCAACGACACGATCCTGCACTTCGCCCACACGGGCCTGCCCACGGGCGGCGTGAACACTTCTGGCTTCGGGAAGGCCCACGGGCGCCACGGGTTCGAGGCCTTCTCCAACGCCCGCGGCATCCTGCGCCAGCGCACCCGCTTCTCGGCCATCCAGCTCATGTATCCGCCCTACACGGGCTTCGTCCGCAGGATGGTGGATCTCACCCTGAAATACTTCTAG
- a CDS encoding tryptophanase produces the protein MPRTMIEPFRIKSVEPIRMTTPQERLQMLEAAKLNVFKLRAEDVLLDWLTDSGTGAMSSAQWGAIMVGDESYAGARSFFRLEAVLQGITGMAHFIPTHQGRAAEKVLFSAVCKQGDLVPNNCHFDTTRANLEFNGVEALDLVIAEGLQPSLIHPFKGNIDLARVEEVLKKDGARIPFGMITITNNTGGGQPVSMGNLRAYASLLKKYGKPLIMDVCRFAENAMFIKLREPGYENTPIKAICQEMFSYADGCTMSAKKDGMVNIGGFIMLRSDEWLDPVRNMLILTEGFPTYGGLAGRDLEALAVGLEEGMDESYLRYRLRTAEYLGEKLEAAGVGFVKPTGGHAVYIDAKTVLPDMPVEHYPAWALCNALYLEGGIRGVEIGSVMFGKRLEDGTETYHSMELVRLAFPRRMYTQSHFDFAAEVIADVKAKAKEIRGVKIVKQSKYLRHFTAEMAWV, from the coding sequence ATGCCCCGCACGATGATCGAACCCTTCCGCATCAAGTCCGTCGAGCCCATCCGCATGACCACTCCGCAGGAGCGTCTGCAGATGCTGGAGGCCGCGAAGCTGAATGTGTTCAAGCTGAGGGCGGAGGATGTGCTGCTCGACTGGCTGACGGATTCCGGCACCGGCGCCATGAGCTCGGCCCAGTGGGGCGCCATCATGGTCGGCGACGAGAGCTATGCCGGCGCCCGGAGCTTCTTCCGGCTGGAGGCCGTGCTGCAGGGCATCACCGGCATGGCCCACTTCATTCCCACCCACCAGGGCCGGGCCGCCGAGAAGGTGCTGTTCAGCGCCGTCTGCAAGCAGGGGGACCTGGTGCCCAACAACTGCCACTTCGACACCACCCGCGCCAACCTGGAGTTCAACGGGGTCGAGGCCCTGGACCTCGTGATCGCCGAAGGGCTCCAGCCCAGCCTCATCCACCCCTTCAAGGGCAACATCGACCTGGCCCGCGTCGAGGAAGTGCTCAAGAAGGACGGCGCCCGGATCCCCTTCGGCATGATCACCATCACGAACAACACCGGCGGCGGTCAGCCCGTGTCCATGGGCAACCTTCGCGCCTACGCGTCGCTGCTCAAGAAATACGGCAAGCCGCTCATCATGGATGTCTGCCGCTTTGCTGAAAACGCCATGTTCATCAAGCTCCGGGAGCCGGGCTACGAAAACACCCCCATCAAGGCCATCTGCCAGGAGATGTTCAGCTACGCCGATGGCTGCACCATGAGCGCCAAGAAGGACGGCATGGTGAACATCGGCGGCTTCATCATGCTCCGCAGCGACGAATGGCTGGATCCCGTCCGCAACATGCTCATCCTCACCGAGGGCTTCCCCACTTACGGCGGCCTCGCCGGGCGCGACCTGGAGGCTCTGGCCGTGGGCCTGGAGGAGGGCATGGACGAGTCCTACCTCCGCTACCGCCTCCGCACGGCCGAATACCTGGGTGAAAAGCTGGAGGCCGCGGGGGTCGGGTTCGTGAAGCCCACCGGCGGTCACGCGGTCTACATCGACGCCAAGACCGTGCTGCCGGACATGCCCGTGGAGCATTACCCGGCCTGGGCCCTCTGCAACGCCCTCTACCTCGAAGGCGGCATCCGCGGCGTGGAGATCGGTTCCGTCATGTTCGGCAAACGGCTCGAGGACGGCACCGAGACCTACCACAGCATGGAGCTCGTGCGCCTGGCCTTCCCCCGCCGCATGTACACCCAGAGCCACTTCGACTTCGCCGCCGAGGTGATCGCCGATGTGAAGGCCAAGGCCAAGGAGATCCGGGGCGTGAAGATCGTCAAGCAGAGCAAATACCTGCGCCACTTCACCGCCGAAATGGCCTGGGTGTAG
- a CDS encoding type III pantothenate kinase, with amino-acid sequence MSLLLAVDVGNTNVVLGIYDLSKGPDSPLVCSWRLATSRERTADEYGVSALALMRHQGIEAGQIKHVAISCVVPPLHPILMSLAKNYFGVDAFYIEPGVKTGVKVLIDNPAELGADRLVNAVAGIEKYGAPLIVVDFGTATTFDVINAKKEYLGGLICPGLKISADALFQRASRLPRVEIAEPERLVGRNTVQAMQSGIFYGYVGMVDGILDRLLDECPEAKIAATGGLGHVIAPHTKHIRQIAPDLTLDGLRILWFRNQGSGRK; translated from the coding sequence ATGAGTCTTCTGTTGGCCGTCGATGTGGGCAACACCAATGTGGTGCTGGGAATCTACGATCTGTCAAAAGGACCGGATTCGCCCCTGGTCTGTTCCTGGCGCCTGGCCACCAGCCGCGAGCGCACCGCGGACGAATACGGCGTCTCCGCGCTGGCCCTGATGCGCCACCAGGGCATCGAGGCCGGCCAGATCAAGCATGTGGCCATCTCCTGCGTGGTCCCGCCGCTCCACCCCATCCTCATGAGCCTGGCGAAGAACTACTTCGGCGTGGACGCCTTCTACATCGAGCCCGGCGTGAAGACCGGCGTGAAGGTGCTCATCGACAACCCGGCCGAGCTGGGGGCGGACCGCCTGGTGAACGCCGTGGCGGGCATCGAGAAGTACGGCGCCCCCCTCATCGTGGTGGATTTCGGCACCGCCACCACCTTCGATGTCATCAATGCGAAGAAGGAATACCTGGGCGGGCTGATCTGTCCGGGCCTGAAGATCAGCGCGGATGCCCTGTTCCAGCGGGCCAGCCGCCTTCCGCGCGTGGAGATCGCCGAGCCGGAGCGCCTGGTGGGCCGCAACACCGTCCAGGCCATGCAGTCCGGCATCTTCTACGGGTATGTGGGGATGGTTGACGGCATCCTGGACCGCCTGCTCGACGAGTGCCCGGAAGCCAAGATCGCCGCGACGGGCGGGCTGGGCCATGTGATCGCGCCCCACACCAAGCACATCCGCCAGATCGCGCCGGATCTCACCCTGGATGGCCTCCGCATCCTCTGGTTCCGCAACCAGGGCAGCGGCCGGAAGTAG
- a CDS encoding biotin--[acetyl-CoA-carboxylase] ligase, protein MDLPLIRLAVVDSTQAFLRRNPHLGPCVVLADQQSQGRGRQGNRWESAAGAGLWMSAALPSPAGVAPGVVLQRAMSAAARVLDPGGRTLGLKWPNDLVAWRDGRLVKVGGILGEQAGGRLILGLGVNLTAAPDLPGRAIPPASLGDLGLETPPAFELAIHITHFWNDLKEEFQPLFRWPTAGAAIRWEEGQGTCLGWEPDGRLKVATADGIRRLSAGEISGLG, encoded by the coding sequence ATGGACCTGCCGCTGATCCGGCTGGCCGTGGTGGACTCCACCCAGGCCTTCCTGCGGCGGAATCCCCACCTCGGTCCTTGCGTCGTGCTGGCGGACCAGCAGAGCCAGGGACGGGGGCGCCAGGGCAACCGCTGGGAAAGCGCCGCCGGGGCCGGGCTCTGGATGTCGGCGGCGCTGCCTTCCCCGGCGGGTGTGGCCCCGGGGGTGGTGCTCCAGCGCGCCATGAGCGCCGCGGCCCGGGTGCTGGACCCCGGCGGTCGGACCCTGGGCTTGAAGTGGCCCAACGACCTGGTGGCCTGGCGGGATGGCCGCCTCGTCAAGGTGGGGGGGATCCTGGGTGAACAGGCCGGAGGACGCCTCATTCTGGGGCTCGGCGTGAACCTGACGGCCGCCCCGGACCTGCCTGGCCGCGCCATTCCCCCGGCGAGCCTGGGGGATCTCGGTTTGGAAACGCCGCCGGCATTTGAGCTGGCCATCCATATCACCCATTTTTGGAATGATTTGAAGGAAGAATTTCAACCTCTTTTTCGATGGCCCACCGCTGGTGCCGCCATACGCTGGGAGGAGGGGCAGGGCACCTGCCTGGGCTGGGAGCCCGATGGCCGGCTGAAGGTGGCCACAGCCGATGGCATCCGGCGGCTCAGCGCAGGAGAGATCTCGGGGCTCGGGTAG